The Calypte anna isolate BGI_N300 chromosome 3, bCalAnn1_v1.p, whole genome shotgun sequence genome segment TTGAAATTACTTGATGTTCATCttaacttgaaaatattttgtgattgcttgggtgtgtttttttgtgtgtgtggtttttttgtttgatggttttggtttttttcttttttttttaatatagcaTAAGTTATACAAGTCTATTATTGAAGATGTGATTGAAGGTCTGTGGGAACTCTTTGCAGAAGAGGGTGTAGAGGAACAGGTTCTGAAAGACTTGAAGCAGGTTTGTTGGATTCCTCTGTATCAATAGAAGTTgtgtatgttttttcttttgagatgaCGTAAATGTCTGTTTGCCCTAACTTAGATTTACAAATATCCTGCAAATGAGGTATTTGGCTGCTGGAAGTCAAAATTCATTAGTGATTGTTACAGTGTTTGTTGGGTGGAAtcagtcaaggaaaaaaaccaagaaagacCTGATTATCATATTAgctgtggtttatttttgaAGCTGACATATGTTGACCGTAATAATAATCTTTCTGCAGCTTTGGGAAACCAAGGTGATGCAGTCTAAAGCTACAGAAGGCTTCTTCAGACATAGCCACCCTTGTCCACAGCTTACCCTGCAGCTGCCACACAACTTTCAACACGTTCTGCAGGCTTCAGCAGGTCAGATGTTTTTGAACGTAACAGATTCAATTTAAGAATAGCTCAGTGATTCAGGAATCTTTTTGGAAGATTTAAAAGTGCTGTAATAGTCTTGCTTCGTGATATTTATGAGTATACCTAGCATGATGGGGAATGTAATTATTTGACCAATAAATTAAACTTTATAAAGTAATACAATCATGCTTGGGTGCTCTTCATCTGCTGCTTGTTTCCATTAGCAAAATGGGAAGTGAGTTTTAGCCTTTTTGTCTGCAGTCCAGAAGTGTAGCCCTTCAATTGCAAATTTACCATTACGGATAAGCTTTCACTTCTTTTAATATGCAGCATGGTGTGCACTGAAGTTATATGGCAAGCTTGTGCCATGCAGCTCAGCTGTCATGCTAGCATTTAATCTGGTTTTGCACTTGTTAAAATGTAATCCCTTGCTCAAACAGAAGAGTGGGAATTTTTTgggtgttgttttggtttgtctttCAGTCCAAAAAATTGTTGTTCataaagtggctttttttttctttttctaatagCTTCTTTAGTCATCCCAGCTGGCAGAGGTTTTCCCCATTTCATGACACCAGACCTGGTATGTAGGTCTAATGACATCTTATTTCAATTTTGATGATTGTGAATTCTAAATGATTACATTCATCAATTGTTAACAGGCTTAAAGGGATGCAAGTCTTAAGTACTTTCCAGTAATGGGTTTTAATTAAGTTTTGttacttctctctctcttttttttttttttttttttttttacacaagtTAAGAGTCTGCAGAGGGGGAGCTGTAACTGCTGCTTTGGTTGAGCAGTGGAAAAGAATGGGAACCTACTGATTGGTTTTGTCACCAGTGCTGCCAGAAGAATGTTGGGAGACGTGACTGTGTGTATTTAGCCCATAGGATGGAAATGTAGGGGAAATGCACATCCATggatcttttcttctttgttattATTACTGGGTGTTAAAATAATGCATGGCTGGGAAATGCTAGCACTGCTGAAGCTGAGAGAAGTGTTATCTGCAAGGCATAGAAATAATCCCCAATAAAGCGTTTCTGGAGTTGACGAGTTCTGAACTCTAGGCATGGCAGAATTTGTTTGGCAAGGAGAGGTGTTACTAATTGTCATTGTTCTGTTAAGAAAAAGGGAATGTGGTAACTGGAAAATCTGAAACACTTGGGGCAAGTCATTAGCCTGTCAATACAGAATATTCTTTATCTGAATCTCTAAAgtctgaagcagctctgcttcaaGTAAGACAAAAAGGCCTTCATTCATGTTTCACCTATATCTGTTATGTGTGACATTAAGGGACCTAGGATAAAAAGCATGCACTCTTTCTTAATAAAATTCTTGTGTATCTAGGGTGCTTTGCCAGTGGATGCAACTCTTACTCTTCCTTCAACTATTACTTATCCTGTCCATGTACCAGCTGGAGTGACACTACAGACAGCATCTGGTAAGATTGAAGAGGAGATGTAAAATGTTACAGTGCATAAACTGTGTGTCGATACTGAAAGATGGTCCCAAGTACAGCAGATAAAACAAATGTGAAATTAAAGTGTAGATGGGTAGAGCCAGCTAACCTCCTCTTCCTTTAAAATTGCTGCATGGGGGAAGTAATTACATTGATTAGTGTGTCAGCTGTGTACATTTGCAAGATCAGTTAACATGGGCTGCCAGGTGATGCCATTTTGTTTTACAACTCTTTGCAAATATGTTTGTTTGTCAGTTGACATATGGGTATCTCCTCCTTGTTTATGAGGGACAGTCTTCTatgttttaaaaaggcaaagacATTGTGGTGCTTCAGAATCAAACTGATTTCCTATTCAAGTAAAATCCAACCATTCATAAACCTTTTTACTCACACTCTTTCGCTGACAAAACTGCCTATACTGCTTGTACCAAACTGTACTTGTACTGCTCAGGATATGATGAGTGGAAGGCTTATTTTAGTCATACCTTGACTTTTCTCAAAACAGCTGTCGTCTTTGAGACACCCACTTCAGGTATACCTAAGCTTTTGAGACATATAGGCTGGTATCAGTGACTCTGCTCTGTGAGGAGCATGTGTGTGGAGAAAAGAATTACTAAATAAAACTGGGAACTTAGCTCTGGAATCTTAATTCTAAtagtgaaaataataaattcaaagTTTCAGTATTTAAAGTGGTTTTCATACAGTGAGAGGACAGataaacaggtttttttgttgttgtttgtttttttttttttttttaaactaaatcaTGGGGATTTTTTTAGAAGGGATACCTAAATGTTCTTAAAGGAGTGAACTATCCCTATAGATATGGGATAGtttactgtttcattttgctttccttaattttgaaattacatggaaacaaatttaaacaagactttcatttttctttattttttctttctttttttaatctagtcCCCAAAACGGGTATTAAACAAGCTAGAAGCTCTGACTCAAAAAGCTTCTGAATGCTTAATTTTCAAAGGCTGATACTGTGCTTGGGGAAGGTGCTGCTTTATAAATGTCCTGTTTGTCATAGTTTGCCTGAGTATTTGGAATTGGTTATTAGTGGTAAGGGGACAGTGGCTTGAATGAACCTGTCGTTTAACCTGTTGAAGGAGTTTaaactcttttttgttttcagggcAGCTTTATAAGGTAAATGTGCCTATTGTGGTTACACAGGCCTCAGGTGATCCAAGTACTCTACATCAGCCTGTTCAGCAGATATTTCACCCAGCTGGGCAACCTCCAGTTCTGCAAGCCAGTGTTGCCCAGGTGAATGCATCTTctgcccaggcagctgctgaaacaCTGCATGCCCAGGAGACTGCTGCCCAACAGACCATAGTAAATCAACCAAATGTcgtggaaaaaaaccaccatgagAACTCTGTCAATACTACATTTGTCCAGCAGCCTTCTGTGTGTCAGCAGCAGCTTGCAACTAGCACAGTGTTTAATCAGCATGCAGACTCAACAGAAACCCCCCATCAGGGCAATCTTCACACAGCTGTGTTTACTCCAGAATCCCCTGAAGGGTTTTCTCCTCCGGAATCCTTGGCAAGCAACTCCAGCAGTGTACTGCTGGATGTGGAGGGGGTGATAGACATTGAGCCTCTGGAGTCAGTGCAACAGCAGGTGTCTGATGATATCATTGACCTGATTATCATGGGCAAGAGCATGGAGGAGAACACTGTTCACAAAGATCAGGACAGCACTGCTACCTCTAACAAAGTAAGACCATTTGTTTCTCGGCTGGTGAAAACACATCTGTTGGAGGTGGTTGGTTGAAGTATCACCAGAGGTGTGATCAAACACATCTCCAAGTGACAAATAGCACACCTAATTTATAATAACAggaattattataatttttagttcatttttGAGCTTGTTTTGAATAGCAGTAACTGCTTATTTTTACAGTAAGAATTTGTTACAAACGTTGCTGAAATGCCTGGACTAAAAACCTCAGTCTAAAAATGCTAGAAGCATAATGGATAGCTGCAATGTATTCTTAGACATATTGACAAATTCAGTGTCATTCTGAGGCTGAATTTGCATGTGGGTACTGGCCAGTTGTTGGCAAATTGCTTTTGTAGTGTTGGCTGGGATTAGTTTTAACTTGTAATTTGTGAAGAGCATTTAACTTGCATTGAGAATGCATGCTAAGTATGAAAAGTCAGATTAGATATGTGAAAATCTGCTGGaaggaaatgcattttcttgggaaaaacTAGAATTCAGCTAGAGCTGTGTGGAAAATTTGAATGATTTTAATTAACAAGCCACTTTCTTGACCTCATCTAATTTTTGCTCCAGAAATGAATTGCAGATGTCTTAAGTTCAGGCTGGCTTGCTGACTTTGAGTTGTATTGCTTTTATGTGATTGAGATAAATGTAACAAATGCAAATTTAATGACAGTAATGACAAATTACTGTAAATAGAAAGCATGTTATATTGTTTATCACAGCTTTGGTGGCAGGATGGTGAAGACTGTCTTGTAAGTATGTAAGGTCAAAACAAAGTGTTCTTTTCTTGAACTAGAAAGTGTATGTGGATGTGAAGTAAGTGCTacaataaatttttaatgaGAAGCTGAAGATGGCTGAAAGCTTAAAGCCCTTTTATGCTCCTGTGAATGCTCAGTCTAAGAGCTCTATCCCTTTCATAAATGGTAACTTGAAGTACTGGAATATATACTGTCTTATCTTTTATATACTTATTATCTTATATACTATCTTTTAGATCTTATTTCAACAAAGCATTTTGATTGACGTGAAGGAAAGGGATGAGTTAATCATGagtcttatttaaaaaatgaaaaacgGGAGTGAGGAAATAGgtaaatttccttttctttttttgtgtttttgtttttgtagattTCTTTGCAATAGAAGATCAAGCTGGGCTTTAGAATGTCTGTTTCTTAAGTTGTTTGAATACAGTAGTGGTTAAAGAAAAGTCTAGGAGGATGCCATTTTATGTTGCTGAGGAATATTTGGCATGGATTCCATTTAAGGTTAGATATAAGAACAAGATTTGCAAACGGACTCAGGGTTTACAAGTAGGGCAGAGCTCAACTTATTTCAGTGCTGCAATCTTGttgttttattaaacaaaaatttcagGCATTTGTACTGAACAATGAAAGTGATATGGTGTTAATTCACAAGCTGTCTCTGGTCTCTTTTATTTCCTGTCAGATGGAACCTACTGAGCAGATGGAATCTAATTTACAATCAGAGAAGGGTTTCTGCCGTGATATTGAAGACATAATTCAGCTAGATGGAACTGGTGATGTTTCTCCCAAGGAAGAAATACCACATACAGAAGAAGATAAGGAAGAGAATGAATTCATTGGCATTATTGAATCAGAGGATCTAAAAGTTCTggaggatgaggaagatgatgaagaaTGTGACAGTATTTCAAACACAGAGTCTAGTAGCAGTGGTGGTGTTAAAGAAGACCCCCAAATAGATATAGTTGAGGAGGTAATTTACTTTTAAGCCTTGTGAAGCACAGTACGATAGTTTATCTTGCCTGTTGAACTGTTGGACTGAGAACAGTTCTTGGTAAGTTTATTGCAGAGAATGTATAGTTCAGTTACATACCCCTTGGCACAGGAGAGATTactgagaaattatttgagaGTTCATTATGAAGAGCATGGATAAATGAAAGATGTTGAGAAGTGATCTGATAATTGGATGAATTAAAACCCTTAATCGCCAGAATTAAGTTTCTCTAGTAAAAGCCTGGTCTCACTGAACTGgagttctgctttttgtttaggTAAGACTGGGAATCAACGTtaggtttcttttcctgctgaaggacaaggaattagagaagaaaacaatacaAGTTACAAGTACCCGTGTTTCCTAGGACAAGCTTTTCTTAAGGATGTGCAATTTTTTATCTCAGAGATTCAGGACAGAATCAACTTGTAGCACCTGGACTTCACATAAATAGCAGTTGATTAGTATTCCAGTTACTGGGGTCAGCTTTGTCAGTTGGAAGTCTTTCCTTTTGACCTTGTAACCTTTATTGTTCTAGGTGTGTTTAATGTGAAGTATATTCGATGCTATCCTGAAAGAAgtataaaatacaatttttatctCTAGGACCCCTTAAATTCTGGTGATGATGTCAGTGAACAGGATGCTCCAGACTTGTTTGACACTGACAATGTGATAGTTTGTCAGTATGACAAGGTACGGTATATAGTTTTATCTTTGTCCCCTAATCATTCTAAATAATCTTCAGTCAATCTGGGTCTGGCCTAATGTTAGTGTCTTTTAAAGAAAGTCTGATGCTGTAATaattgaatatttaaaaattatgtgttTAGTTGACAATAGTCAGAAGGCATTAcctgctgttttctgaaatgaataGAATCAGTGGTTCACAATGTCCTATTAAATGAAAAGGGAAGGGCACCAAATCTTGCAAAATTGAGTTATAAAGCTACAAAAACATATGCATTTCCATAACTTGTAACTAACATCAATGGTCCATGGATGTATGGGTGCATTTTCAGCTATGAAATAAGACTCTTGAAATCGGTAACAGAAAGAGGAGTCTATTGTACTTTCATATTTGCTGTCTTTGAAGTGCTTCCTGAAGTGCATTTTCCTACCAGAATTCTGTTTTGTCTTCAAAGGACAACAGATGTTAAGGGacattttgtctttcttcattttaatgtttaaaattcaACCTTATTTTGAACTATAAAAGATCAAATTAAGTTCTTCTAGCCCTGGTATAGCTTCGGACACCTATGTGAATAGTTTAAAAGTTGACAAATAAAAGTGCATATCATAGTTTAAAACAAATCTGGAAAAATATGTCGGTAGTTTGTTTAAGAATGTGCTTTAGCTTTTAGTTTTCCCAAAGTGATGAGTGATCATTTTCTTATGTGTGTGTTCAACTAGGCCTTACTTAACAGCCAGTGTTTTAGGAAATGGTGAGCTGCTAAGAAAATTGTCTTTAGTAAAGTGTAACTGATTAAGAGTTTCTGAAACTagttattttagaaaatgcagTTATATGGGTGAGTGTAGAAAATCCATCTGAAATTTAACTATTGTGCCTGTATTGTATTGAAAAGGTACACAAAGTTTTGAAGCTTTGTAACTCAGTTTGATGTTACAGGTGCTATAGTTAGTGGATATTGTTCTGTACAGAAATTTTTTCTATAATAAGCTGAGaaaatctttgaaaatttttaaaaactgctgggAAGTTCAGTATTGGACACCTCTATAAGAAATCTAAGGTCAAAAATTACCACTGACAGAAGTTTGTGGAAGTTGTTGATAGCTTCctttaataaaatatgtatCTCTCGTAGAAAGTAGAGGGAAATAGTTACCTTTTTAATTAGCTTGTTACCTATGAAAAATGACTGTGCTGTTTCTTTTgacttcttttcccctcccttttctttctggtcTTGAAATTAGACTGTATGATGCTTGATATCCAAGGAATTTTCTAAAGATGCTTAAAATGTTGTCTTTTAGTATTAAGCAAAAACTTTCTGGAATACAGGTAATTTTGCAggcctttaaaaagaaacagaatatgCAAATTCCAATTGCTTGAATGACAGTATATGCTTTTGAGCAAAGTTTTCCTGCTTGTAGCCTTATCTTAATGCCCCTTTGCACACAAAACTGCTTTGCAATATGCATGGGAAAAGGAAACCACTGCATTTCTGTGGTTTGCATACCTGCTTGCCAGGTGCAGTATATTTTGGGACTGATACACTAATGAAATTGCTATATTATTGTCTTGATTGTCTTGCAACATTATTGTTTTCCTACCTACTATCACACAGCtaagtttggcttttttttttcttttcctttttttcctttttaattgttctttgctcatgttttggattttaaaaggaaaacaagttttgTGAACCAAGTATTTGTTGGTCTAATATGTATTTGGGGGcattgattgatttatttttttcatcagataCATCGAAGTAAGAACAAATGGAAGTTTTACTTAAAAGATGGAGTAATGTCCTTCCAGGGTAAAGACCATGTTTTTGCAAAAGCCATTGGAGATGCAGAGTGGTGACATCTTACTGAAAGCATGTGCTTTAAGGCTGTGGCATTATTCTGTTATGAACTTCCTGTGAAACTACTAGactttctatttttttgccattgaaaaaacaccacaaaacaccCAAAATCCAACAACAAGATCTGATAAAAAGTATTCAAAATCCGTGGTTAAGTTTGTACATATTAGTAACACTGTAAGGTTAACTACTACAGTCTTTTCTATGCttattatttcattacttttctATGTAAAAAACATGATTGTAATGAATAGCTTTAAAGATGAAACGTTGAATCTGTCTAGAATTTGAGAAAGTCATAGACTACtaggaaattatatttaagtATGTTTAAGttctgtatgtttttttccagcttttaaaataagagcTTCGGGATGACTTGAAATATAAAACTACACTGtgataattatttcttttcaaaggctgccaagtttaaaaaagaaagaaaaaccccaaacacagcAACATCTGTGCAAGTCTGAAACCTATGGCTGCTTCAGCTGTGTGTTTCTTTCACACTTTTACTTCCtcccttgtttttttgttgttgctttctTTGTGGGTATTTGACTTCATTTTAAAGGCAGTTGCACTTTACATGTAGGTCAGGAAATGGAGGTGGAAGACCCTTGAGCTCTTATTATATATTATTGTTTATTCTATAACCTCTATATCTACTGAGATGCAATGAATAGTGTGATCTAACATTAAAATGGTATTTATTTATACTGTAAATgcaaagtaatttaattttgcttctgtACATATCCACTGCATTCTAGGACTAGAGACCAGTAAGCTGTAAATGATACAAATTGTGCACAATAATAAAATGTCATTGCATGTACGTTTCTAGTTGTTTTTGTATTCTCCAAATATATTGCTTAAAGAAATGTGTACAAGCCATGTGTGTGACAGTAACACACCCTGCCATAAGAACTTCTTTCCCAGCAGTCCTCAGCATTAGCTTTTTCCTTGTTGTTCTagaaaaagaggtaaaaatcaTTCCTGTCCAGAGGCCTGAGCCCTAGGCCTTTGGAGCTGCAGCTTTCTCCTAATTCCTGTTTCTTGTAGTGAAATACTGGAATCTCAATGGTAAGGCCTCAGACAGGCTGACTCAGAACAGGATAATCCTGCTAGAAGGGCAATGCTACATGCAAGGGTGGGCACctcttcttctgtttcctttacaTCTTCTGAAAGAAGACATCATGAGACATCTTGGTTATGTCTACTTcctgggaggaggcagaggccttgagaagaaagggaatataaaggggagggtgggagaggaggaatCTATGAAAGCACTGTGTGTGGGGAAACAACCCTTGTTCATAATGGTACAGACCCTTGTACTGATGGCATAAATGATAGAGATGCTTCCCTCAGGGGGCAGGCTTTTAATAGCTGCTGAGTTtcttgcatgctttttttttgacatATATGCTGCTGTTCAGTATTTAAAACAGGATAATAAACTATAGGGCCTGACCAAAGTGCagcatttttttgtcttttatagCTACTGCTGCAGGGATATAAAGAATTGTGTATTCAGAGAcagttaaaaatattacagtgtatttctttttccccgTTCAGCTGACTTGCAGCTGCACTGATGGTACACTTCAGACCTATAAACCCACAGGAAATGCAGTTCTTGCCACATGATGGATGCTTTTAGATTTCATGTCTCTTGCAGTCTCAGGTGTTCATGCTTCATAAATGTCTACATTTCAAACTGTGGGACTGTCTTCAACTTGTGCCAGCATAGTGATGCTTCAGAACAGACTGGAAGCAAAGTTAGTGCAGAACAGAAATCCATGGGACCTGCCTGGATATGCACCATTCACTAAGCATCTCATCATCACTGGTGGTGTTTCTGAGGATAAGGATCTGTTTTCACTAGCCACTATAAAATGAAGTCTCTAAGGAGTACCTAATTTTTAGCTAGTTTTAAAGATAGGTAGCTTTTTACC includes the following:
- the GTF2A1L gene encoding TFIIA-alpha and beta-like factor, which translates into the protein MAHGSPMHKLYKSIIEDVIEGLWELFAEEGVEEQVLKDLKQLWETKVMQSKATEGFFRHSHPCPQLTLQLPHNFQHVLQASAASLVIPAGRGFPHFMTPDLGALPVDATLTLPSTITYPVHVPAGVTLQTASGQLYKVNVPIVVTQASGDPSTLHQPVQQIFHPAGQPPVLQASVAQVNASSAQAAAETLHAQETAAQQTIVNQPNVVEKNHHENSVNTTFVQQPSVCQQQLATSTVFNQHADSTETPHQGNLHTAVFTPESPEGFSPPESLASNSSSVLLDVEGVIDIEPLESVQQQVSDDIIDLIIMGKSMEENTVHKDQDSTATSNKMEPTEQMESNLQSEKGFCRDIEDIIQLDGTGDVSPKEEIPHTEEDKEENEFIGIIESEDLKVLEDEEDDEECDSISNTESSSSGGVKEDPQIDIVEEDPLNSGDDVSEQDAPDLFDTDNVIVCQYDKIHRSKNKWKFYLKDGVMSFQGKDHVFAKAIGDAEW